In a genomic window of Wyeomyia smithii strain HCP4-BCI-WySm-NY-G18 chromosome 1, ASM2978416v1, whole genome shotgun sequence:
- the LOC129733982 gene encoding ras-related protein Rab-27A, giving the protein MASTDYDYLIKFLAVGDSGVGKTSFLYQYTDGVFHTKFISTVGIDFREKRVLYTSNGINHRVHLQLWDTAGQERFRSLTTAFYRDSMGFILIFDITNEQSFLDVQNWMEQLKTHAYCEDPEIILCGNKADLDHRRAVSETRAKSLADKYCIDYIETSAFTGHNVKMAIELLLDKVMKRIETIVLSTTIQARRGVPKLFVDTKDPPIKLEKGEDGEEQQPEASGCRC; this is encoded by the exons ATGGCATCGACAGATTAcgattatttaattaaatttcTGGCTGTGGGCGACTCGGGTGTCGGCAAGACCAGCTTTCTCTACCAGTACACGGACGGAGTGTTTCACACCAAATTCATCTCGACGGTTGGGATTGACTTTCGTGAGAAGCGGGTC CTGTACACATCCAACGGCATCAACCATCGGGTTCACCTGCAGCTGTGGGACACAGCTGGGCAGGAACGTTTCCGTAGTTTAACGACGGCTTTCTACCGGGACTCGATgggttttattttgatttttgacaTCACGAACGAGCAGAGCTTTCTGGACGTACAAAACTGGATGGAGCAGCTGAAGACGCACGCCTACTGCGAGGACCCGGAGATCATACTGTGCGGAAACAAGGCCGACTTGGACCACCGGCGGGCTGTCAGTGAAACACGGGCCAAAAGTCTGGCCGATAAGTACTGTATCGATTACATCGAGACGAGTGCTTTCACCGGACACAACGTTAAGATGGCCATCGAATTGCTGCTGGACAAGGTCATGAAGCGGATCGAAACGATTGTGCTCAGTACGACGATTCAGGCGCGGCGGGGCGTTCCAAAGCTGTTCGTTGACACGAAAGATCCACCGATCAAGCTCGAGAAGGGGGAGGATGGCGAAGAGCAGCAGCCGGAGGCGTCCGGGTGCAGATGTTGA
- the LOC129716941 gene encoding TNF receptor-associated factor 1 isoform X1, protein MDRHLNRCPEGFGEEPSLNGSSPKEREKLFELEQEILALRETLNEEIRQRLALITDIGQLKKRAQLGDEWTGKVGDVLNALKKCINEETESRCVDIERCKIDINGLLKQFEKIESWRVELVTRFNQAEEEMAKVKRQPPPQTHSPSDETAETRARDAKLVMIESRLNYLQSELESLTLGKPQTAGQAQQPPQNLLDNEARAAIEEIENKLQTVDVVLEDHHNSIRAFQSDINRQMFELGGESDPMRLVIQEMLDKQAKLDYELKGALNMAHESEDSAERIQKTLEKYRRETYYTKQCLDDLQVHLQHQEKLVVLQNTEGHLIWRIDKFEQRFKESQENELMLKSPLFSNQPFGYTLRLEASLNGIGTWRGRNLIVGLIVINGFYDNLLEWPCVLSGTVTLRDQPDSGGARVDFCKAILARRKHQNYEKNQYIHIPHQVLRSEHYIRDDAIFLEVRIERLQQ, encoded by the exons ATGGATCGCCACCTTAACCGTTGTCCGGAAGGTTTCGGTGAGGAACCCAGCTTGAATGGTAGCTCCCCAAAGGAACGAGAAAAACTGTTTGAGTTGGAGCAGGAGATCCTCGCTCTGCGAGAAACCTTGAATGAGGAAATTCGACAGCGTTTGGCTCTGATCACCGACATTGGACAGCTAAAAAAACGCGCCCAGCTGGGGGATGAATGGACCGGAAAGGTTGGAGACGTGCTGAATGCACTGAAGAAGTGCATCAACGAGGAAACCGAGAGCCGCTGTGTGGACATCGAACGGTGCAAAATTGACATCAATGGACTGCTAAAGCAGTTTGAG AAAATAGAATCATGGCGAGTGGAACTCGTCACCCGTTTCAACCAAGCGGAAGAGGAAATGGCAAAAGTAAAGAGACAGCCTCCTCCTCAGACACATTCCCCATCGGATGAGACGGCTGAAACGCGAGCTCGGGACGCTAAGCTGGTAATGATTGAAAGCCGGCTGAATTATTTGCAATCGGAGCTGGAAAGTCTTACACTAGGCAAACCGCAGACCGCAGGCCAGGCTCAGCAGCCACCGCAAAATTTATTAGACAACGAGGCACGAGCCGCAATCgaagaaattgaaaacaaactgcAGACCGTTGATGTGGTTCTAGAGGATCATCACAATTCTATTCG tGCCTTCCAGAGTGACATAAATCGTCAGATGTTTGAGCTGGGGGGTGAATCCGATCCGATGCGGCTGGTCATCCAGGAGATGCTGGACAAGCAGGCCAAGTTGGACTACGAGTTGAAGGGGGCGCTGAATATGGCCCACGAAAGCGAAGACAGTGCCGAGCGGATCCAGAAAACGCTGGAGAAGTACCGGCGGGAAACTTACTACACCAAGCAGTGTCTGGATGATTTGCAGGTCCATCTGCAGCACCAGGAGAAGCTGGTTGTGCTGCAGAACACCGAAGGCCACCTGATCTGGCGTATCGATAAGTTCGAGCAGCGTTTCAAGGAATCGCAGGAGAATGAACTGATGCTGAAGAGTCCACTGTTCAGCAATCAACCCTTCGGGTACACTTTGAGG CTGGAGGCAAGCCTAAACGGCATCGGAACCTGGCGGGGTCGTAATCTGATTGTGGGTCTGATCGTGATCAACGGCTTCTACGATAATCTACTCGAGTGGCCCTGCGTGCTGAGCGGCACGGTGACTTTGCGGGATCAGCCGGATTCGGGTGGGGCAAGGGTCGATTTTTGTAAAGCGATTCTGGCACGCCGAAAGCATCAAAACTACGAAAAGAATCAGTACATTCATATTCCGCACCAGGTGTTGCGTTCCGAGCACTACATTCGGGACGACGCCATCTTTCTGGAGGTTCGGATCGAACGGCTGCAGCAGTAG
- the LOC129716941 gene encoding TNF receptor-associated factor 1 isoform X2, producing MSSASASRSSIKVKFNKTSCYFCDEWLENEKIEAHLQVCGQVLEQCSNGCGARVTRKEMDRHLNRCPEGFGEEPSLNGSSPKEREKLFELEQEILALRETLNEEIRQRLALITDIGQLKKRAQLGDEWTGKVGDVLNALKKCINEETESRCVDIERCKIDINGLLKQFEKIESWRVELVTRFNQAEEEMAKVKRQPPPQTHSPSDETAETRARDAKLVMIESRLNYLQSELESLTLGKPQTAGQAQQPPQNLLDNEARAAIEEIENKLQTVDVVLEDHHNSIRAFQSDINRQMFELGGESDPMRLVIQEMLDKQAKLDYELKGALNMAHESEDSAERIQKTLEKYRRETYYTKQCLDDLQVHLQHQEKLVVLQNTEGHLIWRIDKFEQRFKESQENELMLKSPLFSNQPFGYTLRLEASLNGIGTWRGRNLIVGLIVINGFYDNLLEWPCVLSGTVTLRDQPDSGGARVDFCKAILARRKHQNYEKNQYIHIPHQVLRSEHYIRDDAIFLEVRIERLQQ from the exons atgtCATCGGCCTCGGCCAGCAGGAGCAGCATCAAGGTCAAGTTTAACAAAACTTCATGCTATTTTTGCGATGAATGGCTGGAGAACGAAAAAATCGAG GCTCACCTACAGGTTTGCGGCCAGGTGTTGGAGCAGTGTTCGAATGGATGTGGAGCACGTGTGACCCGTAAGGAGATGGATCGCCACCTTAACCGTTGTCCGGAAGGTTTCGGTGAGGAACCCAGCTTGAATGGTAGCTCCCCAAAGGAACGAGAAAAACTGTTTGAGTTGGAGCAGGAGATCCTCGCTCTGCGAGAAACCTTGAATGAGGAAATTCGACAGCGTTTGGCTCTGATCACCGACATTGGACAGCTAAAAAAACGCGCCCAGCTGGGGGATGAATGGACCGGAAAGGTTGGAGACGTGCTGAATGCACTGAAGAAGTGCATCAACGAGGAAACCGAGAGCCGCTGTGTGGACATCGAACGGTGCAAAATTGACATCAATGGACTGCTAAAGCAGTTTGAG AAAATAGAATCATGGCGAGTGGAACTCGTCACCCGTTTCAACCAAGCGGAAGAGGAAATGGCAAAAGTAAAGAGACAGCCTCCTCCTCAGACACATTCCCCATCGGATGAGACGGCTGAAACGCGAGCTCGGGACGCTAAGCTGGTAATGATTGAAAGCCGGCTGAATTATTTGCAATCGGAGCTGGAAAGTCTTACACTAGGCAAACCGCAGACCGCAGGCCAGGCTCAGCAGCCACCGCAAAATTTATTAGACAACGAGGCACGAGCCGCAATCgaagaaattgaaaacaaactgcAGACCGTTGATGTGGTTCTAGAGGATCATCACAATTCTATTCG tGCCTTCCAGAGTGACATAAATCGTCAGATGTTTGAGCTGGGGGGTGAATCCGATCCGATGCGGCTGGTCATCCAGGAGATGCTGGACAAGCAGGCCAAGTTGGACTACGAGTTGAAGGGGGCGCTGAATATGGCCCACGAAAGCGAAGACAGTGCCGAGCGGATCCAGAAAACGCTGGAGAAGTACCGGCGGGAAACTTACTACACCAAGCAGTGTCTGGATGATTTGCAGGTCCATCTGCAGCACCAGGAGAAGCTGGTTGTGCTGCAGAACACCGAAGGCCACCTGATCTGGCGTATCGATAAGTTCGAGCAGCGTTTCAAGGAATCGCAGGAGAATGAACTGATGCTGAAGAGTCCACTGTTCAGCAATCAACCCTTCGGGTACACTTTGAGG CTGGAGGCAAGCCTAAACGGCATCGGAACCTGGCGGGGTCGTAATCTGATTGTGGGTCTGATCGTGATCAACGGCTTCTACGATAATCTACTCGAGTGGCCCTGCGTGCTGAGCGGCACGGTGACTTTGCGGGATCAGCCGGATTCGGGTGGGGCAAGGGTCGATTTTTGTAAAGCGATTCTGGCACGCCGAAAGCATCAAAACTACGAAAAGAATCAGTACATTCATATTCCGCACCAGGTGTTGCGTTCCGAGCACTACATTCGGGACGACGCCATCTTTCTGGAGGTTCGGATCGAACGGCTGCAGCAGTAG